In one Methylobacterium sp. SyP6R genomic region, the following are encoded:
- a CDS encoding VOC family protein gives MTDHTSIHVRRADHVGFAVGSLDEALRFWIDGLGARLVRTGEMEGEFLGQVTGAHGAKVRLAIVSLADQTIELLEYQGPDRPSVPAKPFDPGFAHLALVVDDIDALLVRIAAHGWKAQGTPQPIASGARAGTRVIYAVGPDGATIEFMQPPATAQDH, from the coding sequence ATGACGGACCACACGAGCATCCATGTGCGGCGCGCCGATCATGTCGGCTTCGCGGTCGGCTCCCTCGACGAGGCACTTCGGTTCTGGATCGATGGGCTCGGCGCACGCCTCGTGCGGACGGGCGAGATGGAGGGCGAGTTCCTCGGTCAGGTCACCGGAGCGCATGGGGCGAAGGTGCGCCTAGCGATCGTTTCGCTGGCGGATCAGACCATCGAACTCCTGGAGTATCAGGGTCCGGACCGACCAAGCGTGCCAGCCAAGCCGTTCGACCCAGGCTTCGCGCATCTGGCCCTTGTGGTCGATGACATCGACGCGCTCCTGGTGCGGATCGCCGCCCACGGCTGGAAGGCGCAAGGTACGCCGCAGCCGATCGCGAGCGGTGCGCGGGCTGGAACGCGGGTGATCTACGCTGTCGGTCCTGACGGCGCGACGATCGAATTCATGCAGCCGCCAGCGACCGCCCAGGATCACTGA
- a CDS encoding RrF2 family transcriptional regulator: MRLSLYTDLSLRLLLYLAAVEAGAWTTTPAVARAFGVSLHHLQKVARGLAGAGYIEARQGRAGGVRLALPPEAVRLGAVVAELEGLGCLVECARGPCPLAGRCLLKHALDAAERSFVRELDRFTLADVLAGPTGAALREMIGREADGAAEPGS, encoded by the coding sequence CTGCGGCTCTCGCTCTACACCGACCTGTCGCTGCGCCTGCTGCTCTACCTCGCGGCGGTGGAGGCCGGCGCCTGGACGACGACGCCGGCCGTCGCCCGCGCCTTCGGGGTGTCGCTGCACCATCTCCAGAAGGTGGCGCGGGGGCTCGCCGGCGCCGGCTACATCGAGGCGCGGCAGGGCCGCGCCGGCGGCGTGCGCCTGGCCCTGCCGCCGGAGGCGGTGCGGCTCGGCGCCGTGGTGGCGGAACTCGAAGGTCTCGGCTGCCTCGTCGAATGCGCCCGCGGCCCCTGCCCGCTCGCCGGCCGCTGCCTGCTCAAGCACGCCCTCGACGCGGCCGAGCGGAGCTTCGTGCGCGAACTCGACCGCTTCACCCTCGCCGACGTCCTCGCCGGGCCGACCGGGGCGGCCCTGCGGGAGATGATCGGGCGGGAGGCCGACGGGGCGGCGGAGCCGGGTTCGTAG
- a CDS encoding DUF6894 family protein, with amino-acid sequence MPHYFFDINDHDLSHRDDEGSDWPSREAAQAHAMRILADIARDEARRQDRLHLFVTIRDERRTVLAIASLAVACTWLD; translated from the coding sequence GTGCCGCACTACTTCTTCGACATCAACGACCACGACCTGTCGCATCGCGACGACGAGGGCAGCGACTGGCCGAGCCGCGAGGCCGCCCAGGCCCATGCCATGCGGATCCTGGCCGACATCGCCCGCGACGAGGCCCGCCGCCAGGACCGGCTCCACCTGTTCGTGACCATCCGCGACGAGCGCCGCACCGTCCTCGCCATCGCGTCCCTGGCCGTCGCCTGCACCTGGCTGGATTGA
- a CDS encoding glycoside hydrolase family 15 protein codes for MVPRGPAHTVAPRNRPPGGPLPPRFNPCWQRGDVTDRPIEDYAIIGDTCTTALVARDGSIDWLCWPCHDSPAVFLRLLDEEKGGACEILLEGLRETHRRYRPGTTILETTFVTATGRLTLTDLMPLHPLDAVPDEGPDGAPHGRILRLATCEAGTVTGRFRVRSTFDYARDGAVLDAEAGGTVLCRRLSKPEGVRVAATVPLTIAGDRVEAAFSLAAGEGATLVLSHREDDDGDIGQAAASLSATERYWQEWSGRCTYDGPHRDDVVRSALVLKLLTHAPSGGIIAAATTSLPEAVPGTRNFDYRYVWMRDASFTVTAFVNLGYLREAAEFLRFLRDADGTRGRDLELMYGINGRVPEEEILDHLRGWRGCAPVRIGNAASGQHQYDIYGEFLVALHAFLDAVDYDPPVKVNDHLPEVLGHLTDHVIRCRHAADHGIWELRDETRQILHTKGMLWVALDRAVQIAGVLDVAAPERVEEWRRAAAEIRAEYHEKGWNAHVGAYTQSYGSDDLDAAVLRTVLFGAFDAGSPRVAATLRAVSEGLGDGDLIYRYRNADGFEHPEATFAACAFWRVGCLALAGRTEEAEPLFARLLARGNDLGLFAEEIDAGTGEQRGNVPQGFTHMAIINHAVRLDRAARHAEAQARGTMTDEPCRWAVGA; via the coding sequence ATGGTCCCTCGCGGCCCGGCACATACCGTCGCGCCCCGAAACCGCCCTCCCGGCGGACCGTTACCCCCGCGCTTTAACCCATGTTGGCAGCGAGGCGACGTGACGGACCGGCCGATCGAGGACTACGCCATCATCGGCGATACCTGCACGACGGCGCTCGTCGCCCGGGACGGGTCGATCGACTGGCTGTGCTGGCCCTGCCACGACAGCCCGGCCGTCTTCCTGCGCCTCCTCGACGAGGAGAAGGGCGGGGCCTGCGAGATCCTGCTCGAGGGGTTGCGCGAGACGCATCGGCGCTACCGGCCCGGCACCACCATCCTGGAGACCACCTTCGTCACCGCGACCGGCCGCCTGACGCTCACCGATCTCATGCCGCTGCACCCGCTCGACGCGGTCCCGGACGAGGGCCCGGACGGCGCGCCCCACGGCCGGATCCTGCGCCTCGCCACCTGCGAGGCCGGCACGGTGACCGGCCGCTTCCGGGTCCGCTCGACCTTCGACTACGCCCGCGACGGCGCCGTCCTCGACGCGGAAGCGGGCGGGACGGTCCTGTGCCGGCGGCTCTCGAAGCCCGAGGGCGTGCGCGTCGCCGCCACGGTGCCGCTGACGATCGCCGGCGACCGGGTCGAGGCGGCATTCTCCTTGGCGGCCGGGGAGGGGGCGACGCTGGTCCTCTCCCACCGCGAGGACGACGACGGCGATATCGGGCAGGCCGCCGCGAGCCTGTCGGCGACGGAACGCTACTGGCAGGAATGGTCCGGCCGCTGCACCTATGACGGGCCGCACCGCGACGACGTCGTGCGCAGCGCACTCGTGCTCAAGCTCCTGACCCACGCCCCCTCCGGCGGGATCATCGCGGCCGCCACCACCAGCCTGCCGGAGGCGGTGCCGGGCACCCGCAACTTCGATTACCGCTACGTCTGGATGCGGGATGCGAGCTTCACCGTCACGGCCTTCGTCAATCTCGGCTACCTGCGCGAGGCGGCGGAGTTCCTGCGCTTCCTGCGCGACGCCGACGGGACCCGCGGCCGCGACCTGGAACTGATGTACGGCATCAACGGGCGCGTACCCGAGGAGGAGATCCTCGACCACCTGCGCGGCTGGCGCGGCTGCGCGCCGGTGCGGATCGGCAACGCGGCCTCGGGCCAGCACCAGTACGACATCTACGGCGAGTTCCTGGTGGCGCTCCACGCCTTCCTCGACGCCGTCGACTACGACCCGCCGGTGAAGGTCAACGACCATCTGCCCGAGGTGCTCGGGCACCTCACCGATCACGTCATCCGCTGCCGCCACGCCGCCGATCACGGCATCTGGGAACTGCGCGACGAGACGCGCCAGATCCTGCACACCAAGGGCATGCTCTGGGTCGCCCTCGACCGGGCGGTGCAGATCGCCGGGGTCCTCGACGTGGCGGCGCCCGAGCGGGTCGAGGAATGGCGAAGGGCCGCCGCCGAGATCCGGGCCGAGTACCACGAGAAGGGCTGGAACGCCCACGTCGGGGCCTACACCCAGTCTTATGGCTCCGACGACCTCGACGCGGCGGTTTTGCGCACGGTGCTGTTCGGCGCGTTCGACGCCGGGTCGCCCCGGGTCGCGGCGACGCTTCGTGCGGTGAGCGAAGGCCTCGGCGACGGCGACCTGATCTACCGCTACCGCAACGCCGACGGGTTCGAGCACCCGGAGGCGACCTTCGCGGCCTGCGCCTTCTGGCGCGTCGGCTGCCTGGCGCTCGCCGGGCGCACGGAGGAGGCCGAGCCGCTCTTCGCGCGGCTGCTGGCGCGGGGCAACGACCTCGGGCTGTTCGCCGAGGAGATCGACGCCGGGACGGGCGAGCAGCGCGGCAACGTCCCGCAAGGGTTCACCCACATGGCGATCATCAACCACGCGGTCCGCCTCGACCGGGCGGCGCGGCACGCCGAGGCGCAGGCCCGCGGGACGATGACGGACGAGCCGTGCCGGTGGGCGGTGGGCGCCTGA
- the metG gene encoding methionine--tRNA ligase codes for MAGEPYFITTAISYPNGVPHIGHAYEVIAADAIARFKRLDGYDVFFTTGTDEHGLKIQQTAAKAGISPRAFVDDMAPRFRAMAERLDCSFDRFIRTTDADHIASAQALWRRMEENGDIYLAKYAGWYSVRDEAYYDESELVTSADGSRRAEKTGTPVEWVEEESYFFRLSAYGERLLALYEANPDFIGPDSRRNEVTSFVRSGLQDLSVSRTTFDWGVPVPGNPAHVMYVWVDALTNYITSCGFPDEGDPRWRHWPADLHVIGKDIIRFHAVYWPAFLMSAGLPVPKRVFGHGFLLNKGEKMSKSVGNVVDPVGLADIYGVDPLRYFVLREVPFGQDGSYSHEAIVNRLNADLANDLGNLAQRSLTMIARNCGGQVPQAGEPAAADRALLALADALPEKARGLMQDLALHAVLAEIWAVVAEANRYFAGQEPWALRKTDPARMEAVLYTTAEVLRAVGILVQPFIPNAAARLLDLLAVAPDARKLADVGPEHRLVPGTSLPAPSPIFPRYVEPEA; via the coding sequence GTGGCGGGCGAGCCGTACTTCATCACCACCGCCATCTCGTACCCCAACGGGGTGCCGCATATCGGGCATGCCTACGAGGTGATCGCCGCCGATGCCATCGCGCGCTTCAAGCGCCTCGACGGTTACGACGTGTTCTTCACCACCGGCACCGACGAGCACGGCCTCAAGATCCAGCAGACCGCCGCCAAGGCCGGGATCAGCCCGCGCGCCTTCGTCGACGATATGGCGCCGCGCTTCCGCGCCATGGCCGAGCGGCTCGACTGCTCGTTCGACCGCTTCATCCGCACCACCGATGCCGACCACATCGCCTCCGCTCAAGCCCTGTGGCGCCGGATGGAGGAGAACGGCGACATCTACCTCGCCAAGTATGCCGGCTGGTACTCGGTCCGCGACGAGGCCTATTACGACGAATCCGAGCTCGTCACCTCAGCCGACGGCAGCCGCCGGGCCGAGAAGACCGGCACGCCGGTCGAGTGGGTCGAGGAGGAGAGCTATTTCTTCCGGCTCTCGGCCTATGGCGAGCGCCTGCTCGCCCTCTACGAGGCGAACCCGGACTTCATCGGCCCCGATTCGCGCCGCAACGAGGTGACGAGCTTCGTCCGCTCCGGCCTCCAGGATTTATCCGTCAGCCGCACCACCTTCGACTGGGGCGTCCCGGTGCCGGGCAACCCGGCCCACGTGATGTATGTCTGGGTCGACGCGCTGACCAACTACATCACCTCCTGCGGCTTTCCCGACGAGGGCGACCCGCGCTGGCGCCACTGGCCGGCCGACCTCCACGTCATCGGCAAGGACATCATCCGTTTCCACGCGGTCTACTGGCCGGCCTTCCTGATGTCGGCCGGTCTCCCGGTGCCCAAGCGCGTCTTCGGTCACGGCTTCCTCCTCAACAAGGGAGAGAAGATGTCGAAGTCGGTCGGCAACGTCGTCGACCCGGTGGGGCTGGCCGACATCTACGGCGTCGATCCCCTGCGCTACTTCGTGCTGCGCGAGGTGCCGTTCGGCCAGGACGGCAGCTACTCGCACGAGGCGATCGTCAACCGGCTCAATGCCGACCTCGCCAACGACCTCGGCAACCTCGCCCAGCGCTCGCTGACCATGATCGCCCGCAATTGCGGGGGGCAGGTGCCTCAGGCCGGCGAGCCGGCCGCCGCCGACCGGGCGCTGCTGGCGCTCGCCGACGCGCTGCCGGAGAAGGCGAGGGGGCTGATGCAGGATCTCGCCCTGCACGCGGTGCTCGCCGAGATCTGGGCCGTGGTGGCGGAGGCCAACCGCTACTTCGCCGGTCAGGAGCCGTGGGCCCTGCGCAAGACCGACCCGGCCCGGATGGAAGCAGTGCTCTACACCACCGCCGAGGTGCTGCGGGCGGTCGGCATCCTGGTCCAGCCCTTCATCCCGAACGCCGCCGCGCGGCTCCTCGACCTGCTGGCGGTGGCGCCGGACGCGCGCAAGCTCGCCGATGTCGGGCCGGAGCATCGCCTCGTGCCCGGCACGAGCCTGCCGGCGCCGAGCCCGATCTTCCCGCGCTACGTGGAGCCCGAGGCGTGA
- a CDS encoding TatD family hydrolase codes for MSLVDSHCHLDSPGLAERLPEVLARAKAAGIDRMVTISTRVARFETYRALSEAHPEVFFTIGTHPHQAGEEPDVPASEIVALSRHPRCIGIGEAGLDYHYDTAPRDVQQKVFRTHIAAARESGLPLVIHAREADEDVGRILTEEMARGPFKAVLHCFSSGRRLAEIGVELGLSISFSGIVTFRNSDEIRSIAKGVPHERLLVETDAPYLAPVPHRGRPNEPAFVADTARVLAETVGLAPDALASLTTANFDRLFDKAAAHSRGL; via the coding sequence GTGAGCCTGGTCGACAGCCATTGCCACCTCGACTCGCCCGGCCTCGCCGAGCGGCTGCCCGAGGTGCTGGCCCGCGCCAAGGCCGCCGGGATCGACCGGATGGTGACGATCTCGACCCGTGTCGCCCGGTTCGAGACCTACCGGGCCCTGAGCGAGGCCCACCCGGAGGTTTTCTTCACGATCGGCACCCACCCGCATCAGGCGGGCGAGGAGCCGGACGTGCCGGCGAGCGAGATCGTCGCCCTGTCGCGCCATCCGCGCTGCATCGGCATCGGCGAGGCGGGGCTCGACTACCATTACGACACCGCGCCCCGGGACGTTCAGCAGAAGGTCTTTCGCACCCACATCGCGGCCGCGCGCGAGAGCGGGCTGCCGCTCGTCATCCACGCCCGCGAGGCGGACGAGGACGTCGGCCGCATCCTCACCGAGGAGATGGCGCGCGGGCCGTTCAAGGCGGTGCTGCACTGCTTCTCGTCGGGGCGGCGGCTGGCCGAGATCGGGGTCGAGCTCGGCCTCTCTATCTCGTTCTCCGGCATCGTCACCTTCCGCAACTCGGACGAGATCCGGTCGATCGCCAAGGGAGTGCCGCACGAGCGCCTTCTGGTCGAGACCGACGCGCCCTATCTGGCGCCGGTGCCGCATCGGGGCCGGCCGAACGAGCCGGCCTTCGTCGCCGACACCGCCCGGGTGCTGGCCGAGACCGTGGGGCTTGCCCCCGACGCGCTGGCAAGCCTCACCACCGCCAATTTCGATCGCCTGTTCGACAAGGCCGCCGCGCACAGCCGAGGGCTCTGA